The bacterium genome has a window encoding:
- a CDS encoding heme lyase CcmF/NrfE family subunit yields the protein MIPTLGYYSLIISAIFSLYTFVIVIFGINFKSYPLVKSSKNSLIVSSVFVTLSSLLLLYSFIKRDFSIEYIYQHSNRSLSLTYTISAFWAGQKGSLLFWGWTLSLFNAVLILSNRKKDIEFFPYVISIVSFVQFFFLFVLIRVADPFSKTFDSVTGKSFVPPDGYGLNPLLQNPGMIWHPPTLFIGYVGYTIPFAFAIAALISKKLDNEWIKSIRRWSLFSWFFLSLGILLGAQWAYVELGWGGYWAWDPIENASLMPWLVGTAFLHSAMIQEKKEMLKIWNMALIILTFTLCIFGTFLTRSGVLSSVHAFGETGVGPYFISFIVLCLLGPFLLLIIRKNYLKNQNEMESMISKESMFLFNNFVLVGIFFVTFWGTMFPVFSELITGSKLTLGISYFNKVNVPLGIILLILMAICPLISWGKTSLQNFKKNFIFPIIVSGVLTVIFYAMGVRKIIALIPAAFIVFVIMAIFMELFRGTVVRKENTGRNYFISFFTLIWKNKRRYGGYIVHIGIVMMYVGMTGIGAYSLEKDTKGIKPGETFEIGRYKLLYEDIKYLPSNTKEIVYAQLKVYKNNKPLYRLRPEKNFFPNSEQPSTEVSIASTLLEDLYVILGGYNLNSGVASFKVLVNPLVIWMWLGGIVIFIGTVIAFWPNGKKINPAVNSAVNFNIENNQEIK from the coding sequence TAGTAATATTCGGTATAAATTTTAAATCTTATCCCCTGGTGAAAAGTTCAAAAAACAGTTTAATTGTCAGTTCTGTTTTTGTCACTTTGAGTTCTCTTTTATTGCTTTATTCTTTTATCAAAAGGGATTTCAGCATAGAATATATCTATCAGCATTCAAACAGGTCTCTTTCACTCACTTACACTATTTCAGCCTTCTGGGCGGGGCAGAAAGGTTCGCTTCTTTTCTGGGGGTGGACATTGTCCCTGTTCAATGCTGTGTTGATTTTGTCAAACAGGAAAAAAGACATAGAATTTTTTCCTTATGTTATTTCCATTGTGTCTTTTGTCCAGTTTTTTTTCCTTTTTGTGCTAATCAGGGTCGCCGACCCGTTTTCAAAGACATTTGATTCGGTAACAGGAAAAAGTTTTGTTCCCCCGGACGGATATGGCTTAAACCCGCTTTTGCAAAACCCCGGGATGATATGGCATCCCCCGACACTTTTCATAGGCTATGTTGGCTATACAATCCCATTCGCTTTCGCGATTGCCGCTCTTATAAGTAAAAAATTAGACAATGAATGGATAAAAAGTATCAGGAGATGGTCCCTTTTTTCATGGTTCTTTCTGAGTCTTGGAATCCTTCTGGGAGCACAGTGGGCGTATGTTGAATTAGGGTGGGGGGGATATTGGGCATGGGACCCGATTGAAAACGCCTCGCTTATGCCGTGGCTTGTCGGGACCGCTTTTTTGCATTCCGCGATGATACAGGAAAAGAAAGAGATGTTGAAAATATGGAACATGGCTTTAATAATTTTAACATTTACGCTATGCATATTTGGGACATTTCTTACCCGCAGCGGAGTGTTGTCCTCAGTGCACGCTTTTGGAGAAACAGGCGTCGGCCCGTATTTTATAAGCTTCATAGTTTTATGCCTCCTGGGGCCGTTTCTTTTACTGATAATCCGTAAAAATTATCTGAAAAACCAAAATGAAATGGAATCAATGATATCCAAGGAGAGCATGTTTCTTTTTAATAATTTTGTCCTGGTAGGTATTTTCTTTGTAACATTCTGGGGGACGATGTTCCCTGTTTTTTCTGAATTAATCACGGGAAGCAAATTAACACTCGGCATATCATATTTTAACAAGGTAAATGTCCCGCTCGGGATAATTCTTTTAATTTTGATGGCAATTTGCCCCTTGATTTCATGGGGAAAAACTTCATTACAGAATTTTAAAAAGAATTTTATTTTTCCAATAATTGTTTCAGGCGTATTAACAGTAATTTTTTACGCCATGGGTGTCCGGAAAATAATCGCTTTAATACCTGCCGCCTTTATAGTTTTTGTGATAATGGCTATTTTCATGGAATTGTTCAGGGGCACAGTTGTGAGAAAAGAAAATACCGGCAGGAACTATTTTATTTCATTTTTTACGCTTATATGGAAAAATAAAAGGAGATACGGGGGTTACATCGTTCACATTGGTATAGTCATGATGTATGTAGGAATGACAGGTATAGGGGCTTATTCCCTGGAGAAAGACACCAAGGGAATAAAACCGGGCGAAACTTTTGAAATAGGCAGGTATAAGTTATTATATGAAGATATAAAATATTTGCCCTCTAATACAAAAGAAATAGTTTACGCGCAGTTAAAAGTTTATAAAAATAATAAGCCATTATACAGGCTGCGCCCGGAAAAGAATTTCTTCCCGAACAGCGAACAGCCGTCCACAGAGGTATCAATCGCGTCAACACTGCTTGAGGATTTGTATGTAATTCTCGGCGGGTATAATCTTAATTCAGGAGTGGCCAGTTTTAAAGTGTTGGTAAATCCGTTAGTTATATGGATGTGGTTAGGGGGGATAGTAATTTTTATAGGAACTGTGATAGCTTTCTGGCCAAACGGCAAAAAGATAAACCCGGCTGTAAATAGCGCCGTTAATTTTAACATAGAAAATAACCAGGAGATAAAGTGA